A genomic stretch from Astatotilapia calliptera chromosome 4, fAstCal1.2, whole genome shotgun sequence includes:
- the LOC113020420 gene encoding inactive phospholipase C-like protein 2, whose product MAGVHASDGVSGHLLDPAISAPPAQGATNAAGITGDAATLPPTGTRTYLEVSAAAQGYGAEGVYTNGRYRDHGSPRIGSGSRDNSAERSQGAGNTPCGIMKDGSKQRQVRKKTVSFSSMPSDRKINSTAACMAFMMEGCEMKKVRSNSRMYNRYFLLDPDMHWLRWEPSKKDSEKAKLEIKSIKEVRLGKKTPVLRSNGLSDQFPDECAFSIIYGDNYESLDLVASTADVVSTWVMGLRYLVSYGRHTVDMVEQSQPSLRTSWIGSVFELADVEKEGHIDLFRATQIIKGLNPGMKESRIQLKFKELQKAKDQYGEAINLDTFVEAYCELCTRPEIFFLLVQFSSNKEYLDSKDLMLFVEVEQGVEGVTEDMCRDIVQKFEPSAEGRERGYLSIDGFTHYLLSSECHIFDPQHKRVCQDMTQPLSHYYINSSHNASLLEDHFWGSSDISSYIRALRMGCRSIEVVVWDGPDNEPVVYVGSSVASQLAFSKVLDIINQYAFESSEYPLILCLVTHCCIPQQRVMAQHTKKILGDKLYIDSPNKEENYLPSPEKLKGKILLKGKKLPPSCSDAEGDVTDEEEGLEMSQRVGNDEKDQLNGLGCKIFRLCRELSDLVSLCKSVQFRDFEFSKREQKYWEICSFNEVDANKFANEFPEEFVCYNKRFLSRVYPTPMRIDASNMNPQDFWKCGCQIVAMNYQTPGLMMDLNLGWFRQNGNCGYVLRPAIMRAEVSYFSANARDSLPGVSAQLLHIKVISGQNLPKPRGSAAKGDVVEPYIYVEIHGIPADCAEQRTKTVSQNGDNPIFDESFEFQINLPELAVLRFVVLDDDYIGDEFIGQYTIPFECLQPGYRHVPLQSLTGEFLPNTTLFVHVAITNRRGGGKGHKRGIYVRKSRKAREYTTTKTTGIKVVDELFRASTQPLREATDLRENVQNAMVSFKELCGLTPAANMKQCILTVSTWLMNSERSLRVTVDLSETYPTMEAQGVVPELLRKVLNAYDMLIQTSKTLIESADVVYSKLTQAQRAGLDFHEDLHRIGAKEGLKGRKLQKAMESYAWNITVLKGQADLLKHAKSEALDTLRQIHCAAQSCGLSKNGAASPQLQHHPHHQPQQTQQQPQAKTHPAPPLLCQPQNQLQSQTAPQAYLHPNPQQYPQLHPQLSAPPLAPPVPKPPAYPQPPPLPQHQFQFQNQQQGAAVPLDTIPEKEKETVSDSPAGSC is encoded by the exons GATGGTTCCAAACAGAGGCAGGTGAGGAAGAAAACGGTATCCTTCAGCTCAATGCCGAGCGACCGCAAGATCAACAGCACAGCTGCTTGTATGGCCTTCATGATGGAGGGTTGTGAAATGAAGAAGGTGCGCTCCAACTCGCGTATGTACAACCGCTACTTCCTGCTGGATCCGGACATGCACTGGTTGCGTTGGGAGCCATCCAAGAAAGATTCGGAGAAGGCTAAACTGGAAATCAAGAGCATTAAGGAGGTccgtttggggaaaaaaactccTGTTCTCCGCAGCAATGGTCTCTCTGATCAGTTTCCTGATGAATGCGCTTTCTCTATCATCTACGGGGATAACTACGAGTCCTTAGACTTAGTGGCTAGCACAGCAGATGTTGTCAGCACCTGGGTGATGGGCCTGAGGTATCTGGTGTCTTATGGCCGCCACACTGTGGATATGGTGGAACAGAGTCAGCCAAGTCTACGAACATCTTGGATTGGATCAGTGTTTGAGCTAGCAGATGTGGAAAAGGAAGGACACATAGACCTATTCAGAGCCACCCAGATAATTAAGGGGCTCAACCCTGGAATGAAAGAGTCTAGGATACAACTGAAATTCAAAGAACTCCAGAAAGCTAAAGACCAGTACGGAGAGGCAATTAACTTGGACACTTTTGTTGAGGCCTACTGTGAGCTATGCACACGGCCAGAGATTTTCTTTCTGCTGGTGCAGTTCTCCAGTAACAAGGAATATCTTGACAGCAAAGATCTGATGCTTTTTGTAGAGGTAGAGCAGGGTGTGGAAGGAGTAACAGAGGACATGTGCAGGGATATTGTTCAGAAATTTGAGCCATCTGCTGAAGGCAGGGAGAGAGGCTACCTCTCCATTGACGGTTTTACACACTACCTCCTGTCCTCAGAATGCCACATTTTTGACCCCCAGCACAAACGTGTATGCCAGGATATGACTCAGCCTCTTTCCCATTACTACATCAACTCCTCGCATAATGCTTCCCTTCTGGAGGACCATTTCTGGGGTTCGTCAGACATCAGCAGTTACATCCGAGCTCTGAGGATGGGGTGTCGCAGCATTGAAGTAGTTGTATGGGATGGCCCTGATAATGAACCAGTAGTGTATGTGGGAAGTTCGGTAGCCTCACAGCTAGCTTTCTCTAAAGTTCTGGACATTATCAACCAATATGCTTTCGAGAGCTCTGAGTACCCCCTTATTCTCTGCTTAGTGACCCACTGTTGCATTCCCCAGCAGAGGGTCATGGCACAGCACACGAAGAAGATTCTCGGGGACAAGCTGTATATTGACTCACCCAACAAGGAGGAAAACTACCTACCCTCTCCTGAGAAACTCAAAGGTAAAATCCTCCTTAAAGGCAAGAAGCTGCCACCcagctgcagtgatgctgaAGGGGatgtgacagatgaggaggagggtcTGGAAATGTCCCAAAGAGTGGGAAATGATGAGAAAGACCAGCTGAATGGCTTGGGCTGTAAGATATTCAGGCTGTGCAGAGAGCTGTCTGATCTTGTATCTCTCTGCAAGTCAGTCCAGTTCAGGGACTTTGAGTTCTCTAAGAGGGAGCAAAAATACTGGGAAATATGTTCCTTCAATGAGGTAGATGCAAACAAGTTTGCTAATGAGTTTCCAGAAGAATTTGTCTGCTATAACAAGCGCTTCCTCTCCAGGGTATATCCCACTCCCATGAGGATTGATGCCAGCAACATGAACCCCCAGGATTTCTGGAAATGTGGCTGCCAGATTGTGGCCATGAACTATCAGACTCCAGGTCTGATGATGGATCTCAACCTAGGGTGGTTCAGGCAGAATGGCAACTGTGGGTATGTTTTACGGCCAGCCATTATGAGGGCGGAGGTGTCCTACTTTAGTGCCAATGCTCGGGACTCCCTTCCAGGAGTGTCTGCACAGCTTCTTCACATCAAAGTCATCAGTGGGCAGAATCTTCCCAAGCCTCGTGGTTCTGCTGCTAAAGGGGATGTGGTGGAGCCCTACATATATGTGGAGATCCATGGCATACCAGCTGACTGTGCTGAGCAAAGAACCAAGACTGTGTCTCAGAATGGTGACAACCCTATTTTTGATGAGAGTTTTGAATTCCAGATTAATTTACCTGAACTTGCAGTACTGCGTTTTGTGGTTCTAGACGATGATTACATCGGAGATGAGTTCATTGGCCAGTACACCATCCCATTTGAGTGCCTACAGCCAGGCTATAGGCATGTCCCTCTACAGTCTCTTACAGGAGAGTTCTTACCCAACACGACCCTGTTCGTTCACGTGGCCATCACCAACAGACGTGGTGGAGGAAAGGGTCATAAGAGGGGTATATATGTCAGGAAGAGTAGGAAGGCCCGGGAGTACACCACCACCAAGACCACAGGAATCAAAGTAGTGGATGAGCTCTTCAGAGCTTCCACCCAGCCTCTCAGGGAGGCCACAGACCTCAGAGAAAATGTGCAG AATGCAATGGTGTCCTTCAAGGAGCTCTGTGGTCTGACCCCTGCAGCCAACATGAAGCAGTGTATCCTGACGGTGTCTACATGGCTGATGAACAGCGAGAGATCGCTGAGGGTAACTGTGGACCTGAGCGAGACCTATCCCACCATGGAAGCTCAGGGTGTTGTGCCTGAGCTGCTGCGCAAAGTACTGAACGCCTATGACatg CTGATCCAAACCAGCaaaacgctgatcgagtcagcTGATGTGGTCTACTCCAAGCTCACACAAGCACAACGAGCAG GTTTGGACTTCCACGAGGACCTGCATCGCATTGGAGCAAAGGAGGGTCTGAAAGGACGTAAACTGCAGAAGGCTATGGAGAGCTACGCTTGGAACATCACTGTGCTGAAG GGCCAGGCTGACCTGCTAAAGCACGCAAAGAGTGAGGCACTGGACACTCTGCGTCAGATCCACTGTGCAGCTCAGTCCTGTGGCCTCAGTAAAAATGGAGCAGCTTCCCCACAGCTTCAGCACCATCCTCACCACCAGCCGcagcagacacagcagcagccTCAGGCCAAGACCCACCCAGCGCCTCCACTGCTGTGCCAACCCCAAAATCAGCTCCAGTCTCAGACCGCACCTCAGGCTTATCTGCACCCGAATCCCCAGCAATATCCCCAGCTGCATCCCCAGCTATCGGCTCCTCCTCTGGCCCCACCTGTTCCAAAACCACCTGCCTACCCTCAACCGCCACCGCTACCCCAGCACCAGTTTCAATTCCAAAACcagcagcagggggcagcagtaCCTCTCGACACCATCCccgagaaagaaaaagagactgTCAGTGACAGTCCTGCGGGATCCTGCTGA
- the hcrt gene encoding hypocretin neuropeptide precursor has translation MQPQKHTCSASKVHSGVLEMTWDRPLINGRKLYSKLQMSKDPKKRENQWFCATFVTGLNDVQRTDGMDGTGQYKRHSFYPWDQMTSLQTTEQMLWFPTKFQQAAGMEMNNKKAMVLVLLLLLSQLACDAHSEPECCREPSRPCRLYVLLCRSGNKGPGGALTDDAAAGILTLGKRKEDEYRFQSRLQQLLQGSRNQAAGILTMGKRTRERAGEQYMDWMAQSGTTIMTPLPV, from the exons ATGCAGCCACAAAAACATACCTGCAGTGCATCAAAGGTCCACTCAGGCGTCTTGGAGATGACCTGGGATAGGCCGCTAATTAATGGCAGAAAGCTTTACAGCAAACTTCAAATGAGCAAAgacccaaaaaaaagagagaatcagTGgttttgtgctacgtttgtcaCTGGTCTAAATGACGTCCAGAGGACTGATGGGATGGATGGCACAGGACAATATAAAAGACACTCATTCTACCCCTGGGACCAGATGACTTCCCTTCAGACAACAGAGCAGATGTTGTGGTTCCCCACCAAGTTCCAACAAGCTGCTGGGATGGAAATGAATAACAAG AAAGCCATGGTATTGGTCTTGCTGCTGCTACTGTCTCAGCTGGCCTGTGACGCTCACAGCGAGCCTGAGTGCTGCAGAGAACCGTCTCGTCCCTGCCGCCTTTATGTGTTGCTGTGTCGCTCAGGCAACAAGGGACCGGGTGGAGCCCTCACGGATGATGCGGCCGCTGGGATCCTCACTCTGGGCAAACGAAAAGAGGACGAGTATCGCTTTCAGAGCCGACTCCAACAGCTCCTACAAGGCTCCAGGAACCAAGCAGCAGGGATTCTGACAATGGGGAAGAGAACCAGAGAGAGAGCTGGGGAGCAGTACATGGACTGGATGGCTCAATCTGGAACGACCATTATGACACCCCTGCCTGTTTGA